A DNA window from Daucus carota subsp. sativus chromosome 3, DH1 v3.0, whole genome shotgun sequence contains the following coding sequences:
- the LOC108211004 gene encoding small nuclear ribonucleoprotein SmD1a: MKLVRFLMKLNNETVSIELKNGTIVHGTITGVDISMNTHLKTVKLTLRGKNPVTLDHLSVRGNNIRYYILPDSLNLETLLVEETPRVKPKKPTAGRPVGRGRGRGRGRGRGRGR; encoded by the exons ATGAAGCTCGTCAG gtttttgatgaaattgaacAACGAGACTGTCTCCATTGAGCTTAAGAATGGGACAATTGTTCACGGTACTATCACAG GTGTGGATATCAGTATGAACACACATTTAAAGACTGTAAAACTTACACTGAGGGGGAAGAACCCAGTGACTCTAGATCACCTGAGTGTTAGGGGGAACAACATCCGTTACTATATCTTGCCTGATAGCTTGAATCTTGAGACCTTGTTGGTGGAAGAGACACCGAGGGTTAAGCCCAAGAAGCCAACTGCAG GGAGGCCTGTGGGACGTGGTAGGGGACGTGGACGCGGGCGTGGTCGTGGGCGAGGCCGTTAA